A section of the Xylanibacillus composti genome encodes:
- a CDS encoding MauE/DoxX family redox-associated membrane protein, with product MLNVFLLFFLITVFLVSGVGKLLSRATFEHTLIQLKLSRRATPFLSYAVPIGELLIVVCLLIPTVQLLGYVTAMLFCISFMWSGIRGIRAKKKVDCQCFGQLLEEKLGWNTLVKSAVLIFASAHNALAFVPVSIFDFSFVDLVSACFVAISILLIYGLASALMQGSRASG from the coding sequence ATGTTAAACGTTTTCTTGTTGTTTTTCTTGATCACAGTATTTCTTGTGTCTGGTGTCGGAAAGTTGTTAAGCAGAGCAACGTTTGAGCATACCTTAATTCAACTGAAGCTAAGCAGAAGGGCAACACCGTTCCTGTCTTATGCCGTTCCAATCGGCGAATTGCTTATTGTGGTATGCTTGCTCATACCAACTGTCCAGCTTCTAGGATACGTGACTGCGATGCTGTTTTGTATCAGCTTTATGTGGTCGGGAATTCGGGGCATACGCGCCAAGAAGAAAGTGGATTGCCAATGCTTCGGACAGCTTCTTGAAGAAAAGCTCGGTTGGAATACGTTAGTCAAGTCAGCTGTTTTGATTTTTGCAAGCGCTCACAATGCCTTGGCCTTTGTACCAGTATCTATCTTTGATTTCAGTTTCGTTGATCTGGTCAGTGCATGTTTTGTTGCAATTTCCATTCTTCTTATATATGGGCTCGCAAGCGCATTGATGCAAGGGAGTAGAGCCTCAGGCTGA